Proteins from a single region of Streptomyces glaucescens:
- a CDS encoding cupin domain-containing protein — MGVRRVRNLFQGELRREEGCHGGRGHVDVFRPFERRPDGLRVDFIDLAVVPPGSEIGRHRHGDDEEWYVVLEGSATMLLDGEEFPVSAGDIVINRPFGEHGLRNDSGHDVRLFVFQASR, encoded by the coding sequence GTGGGCGTGCGTCGTGTGCGCAACCTGTTCCAAGGGGAGTTACGCCGGGAAGAGGGCTGCCATGGCGGCCGTGGTCATGTGGATGTCTTCCGCCCCTTCGAACGGCGGCCGGACGGGCTGCGAGTTGACTTCATCGACCTAGCGGTCGTGCCCCCTGGCTCGGAGATCGGCCGGCACCGGCACGGGGACGACGAGGAGTGGTACGTCGTCCTGGAGGGCTCGGCCACGATGCTGCTGGACGGTGAGGAGTTTCCCGTCTCGGCGGGCGACATCGTCATCAACCGGCCTTTCGGAGAGCACGGCCTGCGTAACGACTCCGGCCACGACGTCCGGCTCTTCGTATTCCAGGCCAGCCGTTGA
- a CDS encoding ROK family protein: MSGVRRVAVDGVARFPGLPTGELQARAVGQLVRLLRECSLAAPRSPSALAVAFAGPVGHTGTVVDAPTIWGPRRPELPLSQVLSCEFGVPALVPNDVTAAGWRYAAP, from the coding sequence GTGTCCGGTGTACGCCGGGTGGCGGTGGACGGTGTCGCCCGGTTCCCCGGCCTGCCGACCGGAGAGCTGCAGGCACGTGCGGTGGGCCAGCTCGTCCGCCTTCTGCGGGAGTGCTCCCTGGCCGCGCCCCGCAGCCCCTCGGCGCTGGCGGTCGCCTTCGCCGGTCCGGTCGGCCACACGGGTACGGTCGTCGACGCACCCACGATCTGGGGGCCGCGGAGGCCTGAGCTGCCACTGTCACAGGTTCTCAGCTGCGAGTTCGGTGTGCCTGCCCTGGTCCCCAATGACGTCACCGCGGCCGGCTGGCGCTACGCGGCCCCCTAA
- a CDS encoding ROK family protein, producing MVTVSSGVGNKVFRRGEVLLPEDGRGGEIGHLRVDFAADAPWCDCGERGHLGAVASGRGALRAASVLARRFPGSFARSALSAACGGDPERLSAQQVAAGVRSHDAFAVRAVTPGVRHLARTLAVLHTALGVGRFIVMGGFARAAGPPYLRLLGTEMSKAGGFLLPPDGAAGLLRPGAPDDDDGLIGCLRRLERSESRRDAVPQPVFPVADGP from the coding sequence ATGGTGACCGTGAGCTCCGGGGTGGGTAACAAGGTATTCCGCCGTGGTGAGGTGCTCCTCCCAGAAGACGGGAGGGGCGGCGAGATCGGGCATCTGCGGGTGGACTTCGCCGCGGACGCCCCTTGGTGCGACTGCGGGGAGCGGGGCCATCTGGGGGCCGTCGCCTCAGGGCGTGGCGCCCTGCGCGCCGCCAGTGTGCTGGCACGTCGGTTCCCCGGATCCTTCGCCCGCTCGGCGCTGTCCGCCGCCTGTGGAGGCGATCCGGAGCGGCTGTCCGCGCAGCAGGTCGCCGCTGGTGTCCGCAGCCACGACGCGTTCGCCGTCCGGGCTGTCACCCCGGGCGTGCGGCATCTCGCCCGCACCCTCGCCGTCCTGCACACCGCGCTGGGCGTGGGTCGGTTCATCGTGATGGGAGGGTTTGCCCGCGCGGCCGGCCCTCCCTACCTGCGGCTGCTGGGCACGGAGATGTCGAAGGCCGGCGGTTTCCTGCTGCCGCCCGACGGAGCAGCCGGCCTCCTGCGGCCGGGCGCGCCCGACGACGACGACGGACTGATCGGATGCCTGCGCCGACTGGAGCGATCCGAGAGCCGGCGCGATGCCGTCCCGCAGCCCGTGTTTCCCGTTGCTGACGGACCCTGA
- a CDS encoding aspartate aminotransferase family protein: MALPLSADPHDVAYHELGPDLLVRGEGVRVWDEKGREYLDCVSGTFNLILGHNHPAVLAAVREQSEHLVFASSAFQTEPTNRVMQLLAELTPANLTRVNLRSCSGSTANEGAIKIAQLHTGRRDVIVPFRGQVGQSLAATAYNGLARMRAPFPQHHPGAVNVPDPYCRRCFYRQSPDSCGFWCVDRIDDFLTYSGSGSTACLIIEPISGVGGNVVPPPGYLERLREFCTERGIVLIFDEMQTAFGRTGQLFAADHFGVQPDIMTVSKGLTGSGLPLAAILTEERFVGMERSLHGFTYGSHTLSAAAAAVTLEIVSRPEFLAQVRAVGAVLLERLRALQAGHPCVFDVRGVGLMLGIEVAEPDGTRSSSLAHTLHQALAERSVITRVSEHGQGNVIELRPPLILTLQDAHLIADRFGEALESMPRTAR; encoded by the coding sequence ATGGCGCTGCCTCTGTCCGCTGATCCGCACGATGTCGCCTACCACGAGCTCGGTCCCGATCTCCTTGTCCGGGGCGAGGGGGTGAGGGTCTGGGACGAGAAGGGGCGCGAGTACCTGGATTGTGTGTCCGGCACCTTCAACCTGATCCTCGGCCACAACCACCCGGCCGTCCTTGCCGCTGTCAGGGAACAGTCCGAACATCTCGTCTTCGCCAGCTCGGCGTTCCAGACCGAACCCACCAACCGCGTCATGCAGCTCCTGGCGGAACTGACCCCTGCCAACCTGACCCGGGTCAACCTCCGCAGTTGCAGCGGATCGACGGCGAACGAGGGCGCCATCAAGATTGCCCAGCTGCACACGGGACGCCGGGACGTGATCGTCCCCTTCCGCGGCCAGGTCGGCCAGTCGCTCGCCGCGACGGCGTACAACGGACTGGCGCGGATGCGGGCCCCCTTCCCCCAGCACCATCCCGGCGCCGTGAACGTGCCCGACCCGTACTGCCGGCGCTGTTTCTATCGTCAGAGCCCCGACTCGTGCGGCTTTTGGTGCGTGGACCGCATCGACGACTTCCTCACCTACTCCGGATCCGGCAGCACCGCCTGCCTGATCATCGAGCCCATCAGCGGCGTCGGCGGCAACGTTGTTCCGCCGCCCGGCTACCTCGAGCGTCTGCGGGAGTTCTGCACCGAACGCGGCATCGTCCTGATCTTCGACGAGATGCAGACCGCGTTCGGTCGCACCGGGCAGCTCTTCGCCGCGGACCACTTCGGCGTCCAGCCGGACATCATGACCGTCTCCAAGGGTTTGACCGGCTCAGGCTTGCCTCTGGCCGCGATCCTCACCGAGGAACGCTTCGTCGGCATGGAACGCTCCCTGCACGGCTTCACCTACGGCAGCCACACCCTGTCCGCCGCCGCGGCGGCCGTCACCCTGGAGATCGTCAGCCGTCCGGAGTTCCTCGCTCAGGTACGCGCGGTCGGCGCCGTCCTGCTCGAGCGCCTCCGAGCGCTCCAGGCCGGCCACCCTTGCGTCTTCGATGTCCGCGGCGTCGGCCTCATGCTCGGTATCGAGGTCGCCGAACCCGACGGCACCCGCTCCTCGTCCCTCGCGCACACCCTGCACCAGGCTCTGGCCGAGCGCTCCGTCATCACCCGCGTCTCCGAACACGGCCAGGGCAACGTCATCGAACTCCGTCCCCCACTGATCCTCACCCTCCAGGACGCCCACCTGATCGCCGACCGCTTCGGCGAGGCGTTGGAATCCATGCCACGCACCGCGCGCTGA
- the aroB gene encoding 3-dehydroquinate synthase produces MNLPEGTHVTHDAIPLPEPHHTIRARAQRRAEYAVALADSVEEAVKHLRTVVADQRIALVTDDTVAALHAEELQAELHRQDMDFTLASIPPGEESKTMRTAGSLLDWLADSRMRRRDVLVAFGGGVVIDTAGWVASAYMRGMPYVNLPTTLLAAVDAALGGKVAVDHPTAKNLIGAFHQPTAVVAAVPWLSTLPARHVRAGLAEAVKKGVIASPALFELIERHLPDIQDLEPTTLRRLVHGAATVKCALIDRDPYEEDLRRPLNFGHTIGHAVETVTGYGPVLHGEAVAFGMACAARISHARSWLDYASHTRFLTLLKRAGLPCERTQLPVPVDSEAVITALDKIRLIRDGRLRFVLPLGIGTTAISDDVTDDEIRQALTS; encoded by the coding sequence ATGAATCTGCCCGAGGGCACCCACGTGACACACGACGCCATCCCGCTGCCCGAACCGCACCACACCATCCGCGCTCGGGCGCAGCGCCGGGCCGAGTACGCCGTCGCTCTCGCCGACAGCGTGGAGGAGGCGGTGAAACACCTCCGCACCGTCGTGGCGGACCAGCGGATTGCTCTGGTCACCGACGACACCGTCGCGGCCTTGCACGCGGAGGAGTTACAGGCCGAGTTGCACCGCCAGGACATGGACTTCACCCTGGCCAGCATCCCGCCCGGCGAGGAGAGCAAGACGATGAGGACGGCCGGGAGTCTGCTGGACTGGCTGGCGGACAGCCGCATGCGCCGCCGGGACGTCCTCGTCGCCTTCGGCGGCGGGGTGGTCATCGACACCGCCGGCTGGGTCGCCAGCGCCTACATGCGCGGCATGCCCTACGTGAACCTGCCCACCACTCTGCTGGCCGCCGTCGACGCCGCACTGGGCGGCAAGGTGGCCGTCGACCACCCCACCGCCAAGAACCTGATCGGCGCCTTCCACCAACCGACCGCGGTCGTCGCCGCCGTCCCCTGGCTGTCCACCCTCCCCGCCCGGCACGTACGCGCGGGCCTGGCCGAAGCGGTCAAGAAAGGTGTCATAGCCTCCCCGGCGCTCTTCGAACTGATAGAACGCCACCTGCCCGACATCCAGGACCTGGAACCAACCACCCTGCGCCGTCTCGTCCACGGCGCCGCCACCGTCAAATGCGCGCTCATCGACCGGGACCCCTACGAAGAAGACCTGCGGCGCCCGCTGAACTTCGGCCACACCATCGGCCACGCCGTCGAGACCGTGACCGGCTACGGTCCCGTCCTGCACGGAGAGGCCGTCGCCTTCGGCATGGCCTGCGCCGCACGTATCTCGCACGCCCGCAGCTGGCTGGACTACGCCTCCCACACCCGCTTCCTCACTCTCCTGAAGCGCGCAGGACTGCCGTGCGAGCGGACGCAACTTCCCGTCCCTGTCGACTCGGAAGCGGTGATCACCGCGCTCGACAAGATCCGTCTCATTCGCGACGGCCGGCTTCGCTTCGTCCTTCCGCTCGGCATCGGCACCACCGCCATCAGCGACGACGTCACCGACGATGAGATCCGGCAAGCCCTCACCTCCTAG